One genomic region from Pyxicephalus adspersus chromosome 1, UCB_Pads_2.0, whole genome shotgun sequence encodes:
- the CEP57 gene encoding centrosomal protein of 57 kDa isoform X1: MSGTTLQPRMLDSSFPDSFKGAQSSTSYSSYPRGRPFINSDIQRSPDRPVHAYPESNGKAIISALKNLQEKLRQLELDRLKAEENIQKLAKESTDYRQQLDEERQSKDNLVDDVSKKNKDLTRQLLAAKSRCSLLEKQLEYMKKTVQNAESERNSVLQRQVSLESNKALEKINLQEKLDKLEQEYMKLTTIQVVSENKIRDIEQKLREEEYQRKQIEEKATQLQSGLETNRILFKSLTSLAKDARSTKPTSYTEKKSSSVSHSGHLQPHYRLNLGDVPFVAGKSTAPSHSVGANVQHVLHLMKQHNKVLCNDRVVSDQPIDQKQYGVKWKNDPSSKAYQDLSELLHTLEDEFGQMSFDHQELLKEIHKAYSDRLKTDLQFELATLVRRMEAKADQITKVRKHQTRLAKLLRESRPKTEPSPQDSKSSREHRRDRPSAKIRQGKDSPGEKSKKNLQLLREMQTIQSSLQRDDLQWS, translated from the exons ATGTCTGGTACAACGCTACAGCCTAGGATG CTGGACAGTTCGTTCCCTGACTCTTTCAAAGGTGCACAGTCCAGCACGTCATATTCCTCCTACCCCAGAGGAAGGCCGTTCATAAATTCTGATATCCAGAGGTCTCCAGACAGACCAGTGCACGCCTATCCAGAGAGCAATGGCAAAG CAATAATCTCTGCCTTAAAGAATCTTCAGGAAAAGCTCCGCCAGCTGGAACTGGATCGGCTAAAGGCCGAGGAGAACATACAGAAACTGGCAAAGGAGTCTACGGATTATAGGCAGCAGCTGGATGAGGAAAGGCAGTCTAAGGACAACCTAGTGGACGATGTGTCTAAAAAGAATAAAG ATCTTACCAGACAGCTGTTGGCTGCAAAATCCCGATGCAGCTTATTGGAGAAACAGCTGGAATACATGAAAAAGACAGTACAGAATGCAGAGAGCGAAAGGAACTCTGTGCTCCAGAGACAG GTGAGCCTTGAAAGTAACAAAGCACTTGAGAAAATTAATTTGCAAGAAAAGCTAGATAAACTGGAACAAGAATACATGAAGCTAACTACAATACAAGTGGTGTCAGAG AATAAAATTCGGGATATTGAACAGAAGCTAAGAGAAGAGGAATACCAGCGGAAACAGATTGAGGAGAAAGCAACTCAG CTGCAATCAGGCCTAGAAACCAACCGCATTCTTTTCAAATCTTTAACGTCACTCGCAAAAGATGCAAGGAGCACAAAGCCTACATCCTATACTGAGAAG AAATCCAGCTCAGTAAGCCATAGCGGACATTTACAACCTCACTACAGGCTAAATCTGGGAGATGTTCCATTTGTGGCAGGCAAG TCCACAGCTCCAAGCCATTCGGTGGGGGCCAATGTGCAGCATGTTCTACATCTCATGAAACAGCACAATAAGGTCCTGTGTAATGATCGTGTAGTCAGTGATCAGCCTATAGACCAGAAGCAGTATGGAGTGAAGTGGAAGAACGATCCAAGTTCCAAAGCCTATCAGGACCTTTCTGAACTTCTACACACTCTGGAGGATGAATTTGGCCAGATGAGCTT tgATCACCAGGAGCTGCTGAAGGAGATTCATAAAGCATATTCCGACCGCCTGAAAACAGATCTTCAGTTTGAGTTGGCAACTCTAGTGAGGAGAATGGAAGCAAAAGCTGACCAGATAACCAAAGTACGCAAACACCAAACAAGG CTTGCAAAACTACTGAGGGAATCAAGACCCAAAACAGAGCCATCACCTCAGGACTCAAAGTCCTCACGGGAACACAGGAGGGATCGACCATCAGCAAAGATCCGTCAGGGCAAAGACAGCCCAGGAGAGAAAAGCAAGAAGAATCTCCAGTTACTACGAGAAATGCAGACTATACAGAGCTCCCTACAAAGGGATGACCTGCAATGGAGCTAA
- the CEP57 gene encoding centrosomal protein of 57 kDa isoform X2, translating into MSGTTLQPRMLDSSFPDSFKGAQSSTSYSSYPRGRPFINSDIQRSPDRPVHAYPESNGKAIISALKNLQEKLRQLELDRLKAEENIQKLAKESTDYRQQLDEERQSKDNLVDDVSKKNKDLTRQLLAAKSRCSLLEKQLEYMKKTVQNAESERNSVLQRQVSLESNKALEKINLQEKLDKLEQEYMKLTTIQVVSENKIRDIEQKLREEEYQRKQIEEKATQLQSGLETNRILFKSLTSLAKDARSTKPTSYTEKKSSSVSHSGHLQPHYRLNLGDVPFVAGKSTAPSHSVGANVQHVLHLMKQHNKVLCNDRVVSDQPIDQKQYGVKWKNDPSSKAYQDLSELLHTLEDEFGQMSFDHQELLKEIHKAYSDRLKTDLQFELATLVRRMEAKADQITKLAKLLRESRPKTEPSPQDSKSSREHRRDRPSAKIRQGKDSPGEKSKKNLQLLREMQTIQSSLQRDDLQWS; encoded by the exons ATGTCTGGTACAACGCTACAGCCTAGGATG CTGGACAGTTCGTTCCCTGACTCTTTCAAAGGTGCACAGTCCAGCACGTCATATTCCTCCTACCCCAGAGGAAGGCCGTTCATAAATTCTGATATCCAGAGGTCTCCAGACAGACCAGTGCACGCCTATCCAGAGAGCAATGGCAAAG CAATAATCTCTGCCTTAAAGAATCTTCAGGAAAAGCTCCGCCAGCTGGAACTGGATCGGCTAAAGGCCGAGGAGAACATACAGAAACTGGCAAAGGAGTCTACGGATTATAGGCAGCAGCTGGATGAGGAAAGGCAGTCTAAGGACAACCTAGTGGACGATGTGTCTAAAAAGAATAAAG ATCTTACCAGACAGCTGTTGGCTGCAAAATCCCGATGCAGCTTATTGGAGAAACAGCTGGAATACATGAAAAAGACAGTACAGAATGCAGAGAGCGAAAGGAACTCTGTGCTCCAGAGACAG GTGAGCCTTGAAAGTAACAAAGCACTTGAGAAAATTAATTTGCAAGAAAAGCTAGATAAACTGGAACAAGAATACATGAAGCTAACTACAATACAAGTGGTGTCAGAG AATAAAATTCGGGATATTGAACAGAAGCTAAGAGAAGAGGAATACCAGCGGAAACAGATTGAGGAGAAAGCAACTCAG CTGCAATCAGGCCTAGAAACCAACCGCATTCTTTTCAAATCTTTAACGTCACTCGCAAAAGATGCAAGGAGCACAAAGCCTACATCCTATACTGAGAAG AAATCCAGCTCAGTAAGCCATAGCGGACATTTACAACCTCACTACAGGCTAAATCTGGGAGATGTTCCATTTGTGGCAGGCAAG TCCACAGCTCCAAGCCATTCGGTGGGGGCCAATGTGCAGCATGTTCTACATCTCATGAAACAGCACAATAAGGTCCTGTGTAATGATCGTGTAGTCAGTGATCAGCCTATAGACCAGAAGCAGTATGGAGTGAAGTGGAAGAACGATCCAAGTTCCAAAGCCTATCAGGACCTTTCTGAACTTCTACACACTCTGGAGGATGAATTTGGCCAGATGAGCTT tgATCACCAGGAGCTGCTGAAGGAGATTCATAAAGCATATTCCGACCGCCTGAAAACAGATCTTCAGTTTGAGTTGGCAACTCTAGTGAGGAGAATGGAAGCAAAAGCTGACCAGATAACCAAA CTTGCAAAACTACTGAGGGAATCAAGACCCAAAACAGAGCCATCACCTCAGGACTCAAAGTCCTCACGGGAACACAGGAGGGATCGACCATCAGCAAAGATCCGTCAGGGCAAAGACAGCCCAGGAGAGAAAAGCAAGAAGAATCTCCAGTTACTACGAGAAATGCAGACTATACAGAGCTCCCTACAAAGGGATGACCTGCAATGGAGCTAA